The Acidianus manzaensis genome has a window encoding:
- the hisS gene encoding histidine--tRNA ligase, with product MISFEPVRGMKDYFGEEAEKIEFILSSFRDIVENSGYSEIMTPILEDFKLFSLKGGEELRNTMYVFKDKADREVALRPEFTPSVVRAFLNNFQHYPKPLRLYYMGTVYRYDEPQFGRYREFRQAGIEMLGENTLNSDVEVLHVLYLFYKKLNLIKSIKIKLNNIAIYRLLFKYLNIPDDTQEHILHLIDKNQILEAMKIISNFGSKFTNIFQELLNKRQWSEKELNDFYSDYMEKIGINGLDLEFQRLIDVFNIFSSININISLDLSFVRGLAYYSGIIFEVTTDTLPFSIAGGGRYDNLVELYGGPNTPAIGFAIGVERTLEALNSIEQKMKKNKKKIVVIPLDKSVIAYSMDIIETIRSNNMICVLNAKDIQLSKLIPFYAEQNYNIAIIIGKKEKENNNVTIRYLDKKTQESVPKEQIIERLRQII from the coding sequence ATGATATCTTTTGAGCCAGTTAGGGGTATGAAAGATTATTTTGGAGAAGAAGCAGAAAAAATAGAATTTATTTTAAGTTCTTTTAGAGATATTGTTGAAAATTCGGGATATTCAGAAATAATGACACCTATTCTTGAAGATTTTAAATTATTCTCGTTAAAGGGAGGAGAAGAATTAAGAAATACCATGTATGTTTTTAAAGATAAGGCAGATAGAGAGGTAGCACTAAGACCAGAATTTACTCCAAGTGTTGTAAGAGCTTTTTTAAATAATTTTCAGCATTATCCTAAACCATTAAGATTATACTACATGGGTACAGTATATAGGTATGATGAACCTCAATTTGGTAGATATAGAGAATTTAGACAAGCTGGAATAGAAATGCTAGGAGAAAACACACTGAATAGTGATGTAGAAGTATTACATGTTCTATATCTTTTTTATAAGAAACTAAATTTGATAAAATCTATAAAAATAAAACTAAATAATATAGCTATTTATCGCCTTTTATTTAAATATTTGAATATACCAGATGATACTCAAGAGCATATACTTCATTTAATAGACAAAAATCAGATTTTAGAAGCAATGAAAATAATCTCTAATTTTGGTAGTAAGTTTACTAATATATTCCAAGAATTATTAAATAAAAGGCAATGGAGTGAAAAGGAATTAAACGATTTTTATTCTGATTATATGGAAAAAATTGGTATAAATGGATTGGATTTAGAATTTCAAAGATTAATTGACGTATTTAATATATTTAGTTCTATTAATATTAATATATCTTTAGATTTAAGCTTTGTAAGAGGATTAGCTTACTATTCTGGAATAATTTTTGAAGTAACTACCGATACTCTGCCATTTTCTATTGCTGGAGGAGGTAGATATGATAATTTAGTAGAATTATATGGCGGTCCTAATACTCCAGCTATTGGCTTCGCTATAGGGGTAGAAAGAACATTAGAAGCATTAAACTCGATAGAGCAAAAAATGAAAAAAAATAAGAAAAAAATAGTCGTAATACCATTAGACAAGTCTGTAATAGCTTACTCAATGGATATAATAGAAACTATAAGATCTAACAATATGATATGTGTACTTAATGCAAAGGACATTCAGCTATCGAAGCTTATTCCATTTTATGCTGAGCAAAATTATAATATAGCAATAATTATAGGTAAAAAAGAGAAGGAAAATAACAATGTAACTATACGCTATTTAGACAAGAAAACTCAAGAAAGTGTACCAAAAGAGCAGATAATAGAACGTTTAAGGCAAATAATATAA
- a CDS encoding TFIIB-type zinc ribbon-containing protein yields MQCPYCGSTNLLWDIKNGTVICRDCASVIDSMYDYERYNNNEIVIDFNKLTINQNTKEFLSILDNIRYKNKYKIDLSNKNKYLTEDGIYALQLLNMDTSVRKIYDELTKYGYFSGKKIKTRVAISFYLSGYRGNKMRNILRKLHINEKYFKKITYKIPRNIKYRKIELTK; encoded by the coding sequence ATGCAATGCCCTTATTGCGGATCAACAAATCTATTATGGGATATAAAAAATGGAACAGTAATATGTAGAGATTGTGCCAGCGTTATAGATTCAATGTATGACTATGAAAGATATAATAATAATGAAATAGTAATAGATTTTAATAAGCTTACTATAAATCAAAATACAAAGGAGTTTCTATCTATCTTAGATAATATAAGATATAAAAACAAATATAAGATAGATTTAAGCAATAAGAATAAATACCTTACTGAGGATGGAATCTATGCTTTACAACTTCTTAATATGGATACTTCTGTTAGAAAAATTTATGATGAATTAACAAAGTATGGATACTTTAGCGGTAAAAAAATAAAGACAAGAGTAGCAATAAGTTTCTATCTATCTGGATATAGAGGAAACAAAATGAGAAATATTTTAAGAAAATTACATATAAATGAGAAATATTTTAAGAAAATTACATATAAAATTCCTAGAAATATAAAATACAGAAAGATTGAACTCACAAAGTAA
- a CDS encoding ribonuclease BN, which translates to MDESEIQFSDLIDCLYKNCISDTNISYIEEKYKDNSNIWNLLCVAYDLKLRGKRVKISKIPNLLEIVDSKGKVTDLIIIYTENAPLEILEMFKYLDLSKSMRVSIYLAIIDKYGDITYYNLSEVSLSK; encoded by the coding sequence ATGGATGAAAGTGAAATACAATTTTCAGACTTGATCGACTGCTTATATAAGAATTGTATCTCTGATACAAATATTTCATATATAGAAGAGAAATATAAAGATAATTCTAACATATGGAATCTTCTGTGCGTAGCTTATGATCTTAAGCTAAGAGGAAAACGTGTAAAAATTTCTAAGATACCAAATTTATTGGAAATAGTAGATTCTAAAGGGAAAGTAACTGATTTAATAATTATATATACTGAGAACGCGCCATTAGAAATTTTAGAGATGTTCAAATATTTAGATTTATCGAAATCAATGAGAGTTTCAATATATTTGGCTATTATAGATAAGTATGGTGATATAACTTATTATAATCTTTCAGAAGTATCATTATCGAAGTGA
- the fbp gene encoding fructose-1,6-bisphosphate aldolase/phosphatase produces the protein MRTTISVIKADIGSLAGHHVVHPDTMAAANKVLAEAKKNGIIADYYVTNVGDDLELIMTHTRGELDTKVHETAWDAFKEATKVAKDLGLYAAGQDLLSDTFSGNLKGMGPGMAEMEIEERPAEPFVVFMADKTEPGAYNFPQYKMFADPFNTAGLVIDPTMHEGYKFEILDVYEGESVTLQSPEEIYDILALIGTPSRYVIRRVYRKSDGMIGAVTSIERLNLLAGKYVGKDDPVMIVRVQHGFPALGETLEAFSFPYLVPGWMRGSHYGPLMPVSQRDARATRFDGPPRLIGLGFNVKNAKLVGPSDLFDDPAFDETRRLASQIADYMRRHGPFMPHRLEPTEMEYTTLPLVLEKLKPRFKKESDVVKAKQSIYEKETESSD, from the coding sequence ATGAGAACTACAATAAGCGTCATAAAAGCAGATATAGGAAGCTTAGCTGGGCATCATGTAGTACATCCTGATACCATGGCAGCAGCTAATAAAGTACTTGCTGAAGCAAAAAAGAACGGAATAATTGCAGACTATTATGTTACTAATGTTGGAGACGATTTAGAATTAATAATGACACATACAAGAGGAGAACTTGATACTAAAGTTCATGAAACTGCATGGGACGCGTTTAAAGAGGCAACTAAAGTAGCCAAAGATTTGGGATTATATGCAGCAGGACAAGATTTACTATCTGATACATTTTCTGGTAACCTAAAAGGTATGGGTCCTGGTATGGCAGAGATGGAAATAGAAGAAAGACCAGCAGAACCATTTGTCGTATTTATGGCAGATAAAACAGAACCTGGAGCTTATAATTTTCCACAATATAAAATGTTTGCAGATCCTTTCAATACTGCTGGATTAGTTATAGATCCAACAATGCATGAGGGGTACAAATTTGAAATTTTAGACGTATATGAAGGAGAATCTGTAACATTACAATCACCAGAGGAAATTTATGATATATTAGCTCTTATTGGAACTCCATCTAGATATGTAATTAGGAGAGTATACAGGAAAAGTGATGGTATGATAGGTGCTGTAACTTCTATAGAGAGGCTTAACTTATTAGCAGGAAAATATGTAGGTAAAGATGATCCAGTTATGATTGTTAGGGTCCAGCATGGATTTCCCGCATTAGGCGAAACATTAGAAGCTTTCTCATTTCCGTATTTGGTACCTGGTTGGATGAGAGGAAGTCATTATGGTCCATTAATGCCAGTATCTCAAAGAGATGCTAGAGCTACAAGATTTGACGGACCACCAAGATTAATAGGTTTAGGTTTTAACGTTAAAAATGCCAAATTAGTTGGACCAAGTGACTTATTTGATGATCCTGCATTTGATGAAACAAGAAGATTAGCCTCGCAGATAGCAGATTACATGAGAAGACACGGTCCATTTATGCCACATAGATTAGAACCAACAGAAATGGAGTACACCACGTTACCATTAGTTCTAGAAAAATTAAAGCCTAGATTTAAGAAAGAATCAGACGTTGTAAAGGCAAAGCAGAGCATATATGAGAAAGAAACTGAATCAAGTGACTAA
- the rpiA gene encoding ribose 5-phosphate isomerase A, giving the protein MDAKEILAKRAIEYLKDSNIIGIGTGKTSTRVIKEIISNKSLFLSKRYISSSIDSEIQLSSNGFNVLSLFSGILPDIYVDSFDYLITHESKQPIMIKGGGGALLREKLLSYNAKFRLFIGEFNKIINNNHSIIKIPIEVVPVSVNYILKAIQSMNFEVEIRSGSGKMGPIISDNGNILIDINFPMDKNTELCKLDSEIHQIPGVIETGIFCNNLYDIIILADDNGKIEVIKKS; this is encoded by the coding sequence ATGGATGCTAAAGAAATTCTTGCAAAAAGGGCTATTGAATATTTAAAGGATTCTAATATAATTGGAATAGGCACTGGAAAGACAAGCACAAGAGTTATAAAAGAAATTATATCTAATAAATCACTTTTTCTATCAAAAAGATATATTTCAAGTTCAATTGATAGTGAAATACAATTATCGTCTAATGGGTTTAATGTTTTATCTTTATTTTCTGGTATTTTGCCAGATATTTATGTGGATAGTTTCGATTACTTGATTACACACGAAAGTAAACAACCAATAATGATAAAAGGAGGCGGAGGAGCTCTACTTAGAGAGAAATTATTAAGTTATAATGCAAAATTCAGATTATTTATTGGAGAATTTAATAAAATTATAAATAATAATCATTCAATAATTAAAATACCTATTGAAGTAGTTCCTGTCTCAGTAAACTATATACTTAAAGCAATACAAAGCATGAATTTTGAGGTAGAAATACGAAGTGGATCAGGTAAAATGGGACCTATAATATCAGATAATGGAAATATATTAATTGATATTAATTTCCCTATGGATAAAAACACTGAACTATGCAAGTTAGACTCTGAAATACATCAAATCCCAGGTGTAATTGAAACTGGAATATTTTGTAATAATCTTTATGATATAATTATACTAGCAGACGATAATGGAAAAATCGAGGTTATTAAGAAAAGCTAA
- a CDS encoding 30S ribosomal protein S17e, which produces MGNIYTRDIKRISAELYEKYSTEITTDYAKNKEIVKRYVDVYSKKVRNRIAGYLTRYAKRARNVRTEVSEEVTDEE; this is translated from the coding sequence ATGGGTAATATTTATACGAGAGATATAAAGAGAATAAGTGCAGAATTATATGAAAAATATAGTACCGAAATAACTACTGATTATGCTAAAAATAAGGAAATAGTGAAAAGATATGTAGACGTGTATTCAAAAAAAGTAAGGAATAGGATTGCAGGATATTTAACTAGATATGCAAAAAGAGCTAGAAATGTTAGAACAGAAGTTAGTGAAGAGGTTACAGATGAGGAGTGA
- a CDS encoding ubiquitin, with translation MTKVILLGPLSQTFGFKEKEIQANTLFDIINAVDSGKHILIDGEKIRSGFIILIDGIDSRLYSNANIKQDSVISIIPVNHGG, from the coding sequence GTGACAAAAGTAATTCTTTTAGGTCCTTTAAGTCAAACCTTTGGTTTTAAAGAAAAGGAAATACAAGCTAATACTTTATTTGATATAATAAATGCTGTAGATTCTGGAAAGCATATTTTAATTGATGGAGAAAAAATTAGGTCAGGATTTATTATACTTATTGATGGTATAGATTCTAGATTATATTCAAATGCTAATATAAAACAAGATTCTGTAATTAGTATAATACCGGTAAATCATGGCGGATAA
- the psmB gene encoding archaeal proteasome endopeptidase complex subunit beta, protein MEELPSTAIGIKVNEGIVLAAERRLSYGGYVLSKSAKKVYNVDRFGIAGAGLFGDLQALTRIMTANIKEYELHNERPISTKAAAKLLSIILYQNKYTPFISEIIFGGIDDSTPQLYVLDPLGSLLDDVYAAVGSGARVAIGVLEAEYSQSMQLSQAKELAIKAIKASIERDITSGDGIDVLTIDTRNIINAEFVPY, encoded by the coding sequence ATGGAAGAACTTCCATCTACTGCAATTGGTATTAAGGTAAATGAAGGAATAGTATTAGCAGCAGAAAGAAGATTAAGTTATGGAGGATATGTATTAAGCAAATCTGCAAAAAAAGTATATAATGTTGATAGATTTGGTATTGCTGGAGCTGGACTTTTTGGAGATTTGCAAGCACTTACAAGAATAATGACAGCTAATATTAAAGAATATGAATTACATAATGAAAGGCCAATTTCAACTAAAGCTGCAGCAAAATTATTATCAATAATTCTATATCAAAACAAGTATACTCCATTTATTTCTGAAATAATTTTTGGAGGAATTGATGATAGCACGCCACAGTTATATGTGTTAGATCCGCTAGGATCGCTATTAGACGATGTTTATGCTGCTGTAGGTTCGGGTGCGAGGGTAGCTATAGGCGTATTAGAGGCAGAATATTCTCAAAGTATGCAATTAAGTCAAGCTAAGGAACTAGCAATAAAAGCAATAAAAGCATCTATAGAGAGAGATATAACTTCAGGAGACGGTATTGACGTATTAACAATAGATACGCGTAATATAATAAATGCAGAATTCGTTCCATATTAA
- the thsB gene encoding thermosome subunit beta — protein sequence MASTATVATTPEGIPVIILKEGSSRTYGKEAVRANIAAVKAVEEALKSTYGPRGMDKMLVDSLGDITITNDGATILDKMDLQHPAAKLLVQIAKGQDEETADGTKTAVILSGELVKKAEELLYKDIHPTIIISGYKKAEEVALQTIQEIGEAVSVNDTDLLKKVAMTSLSSKAVAGAREYLADIVVKAVTQVSELRGDKWYVDLDNIQIVKKAGGGINDTQLVYGIIVDKEVVHPGMPKRIENAKIALIDASLEVEKPELDAEIRINDPTQMQKFLEEEENLIKDKVDKIVAAGANVIICQKGIDEVAQSYLAKKGILAVRRAKKSDLEKLARATGGRVVSNIDELSSQDLGYAALVEERKIGEDKMVFVEGAKNPKATSILIRGGLERVVDETERALRDALGTVADVIKDGKAVAGGGAIEIEIAKRLRKYAPQVGGKEQLAIEAYATALENLVMILIENAGFDPIDLLMKLRSLHENENNKWIGVDLYAGQPIDMWQKGVIDPALVKMNAIKAATEAATLVLRIDDLVAAGKKSGGSSKESGEKKSSEED from the coding sequence ATGGCATCTACAGCTACAGTCGCAACAACTCCAGAAGGTATTCCAGTTATTATTTTAAAAGAAGGTTCTTCTAGGACATATGGAAAAGAAGCAGTAAGAGCAAATATAGCTGCAGTAAAAGCAGTAGAAGAAGCATTAAAGAGCACATATGGACCAAGAGGAATGGATAAGATGTTAGTAGATAGCCTTGGAGATATTACAATAACAAATGATGGAGCAACAATACTAGATAAGATGGATCTTCAACATCCAGCAGCAAAATTGCTAGTACAAATAGCAAAAGGCCAAGACGAAGAAACAGCAGATGGAACTAAGACTGCAGTAATATTATCAGGAGAGTTAGTAAAGAAAGCAGAAGAGTTACTATATAAAGATATTCATCCTACAATAATTATAAGCGGATATAAAAAAGCAGAAGAAGTAGCATTGCAAACAATTCAAGAAATAGGTGAAGCAGTAAGCGTAAATGACACCGATCTACTTAAGAAAGTTGCTATGACTTCATTAAGCAGCAAAGCAGTAGCAGGTGCAAGAGAGTACCTTGCTGACATAGTAGTTAAGGCAGTTACACAAGTATCTGAATTAAGAGGAGATAAATGGTATGTCGATCTTGATAATATTCAAATAGTTAAAAAAGCTGGAGGAGGAATAAATGATACACAATTAGTTTATGGAATAATTGTAGATAAAGAAGTAGTACATCCAGGAATGCCAAAGAGAATAGAAAATGCAAAAATTGCATTAATAGACGCATCATTAGAAGTAGAAAAGCCAGAATTGGATGCAGAAATTAGAATAAACGATCCAACACAAATGCAGAAATTCTTAGAGGAAGAAGAGAATTTGATAAAAGATAAGGTTGATAAGATAGTAGCAGCTGGAGCTAATGTCATAATATGCCAGAAAGGAATTGATGAAGTAGCACAATCATATCTAGCAAAGAAAGGAATATTAGCAGTAAGAAGAGCTAAGAAGAGCGATCTAGAAAAATTAGCTAGGGCAACCGGAGGAAGAGTAGTATCAAATATTGATGAATTATCATCTCAAGATTTAGGTTATGCAGCACTAGTAGAAGAAAGGAAGATAGGAGAAGATAAAATGGTATTCGTAGAAGGAGCTAAGAATCCAAAAGCAACAAGCATCTTAATAAGAGGAGGATTAGAAAGAGTAGTAGATGAAACAGAAAGAGCATTAAGAGACGCATTAGGTACAGTAGCAGATGTAATAAAAGATGGAAAAGCAGTAGCAGGTGGAGGAGCAATAGAAATAGAAATAGCAAAAAGATTAAGAAAATATGCACCTCAAGTTGGAGGAAAAGAACAATTAGCAATTGAAGCATATGCAACTGCACTAGAGAATTTAGTTATGATATTAATAGAGAATGCAGGATTTGATCCTATTGATCTATTAATGAAGTTAAGAAGCTTACATGAAAATGAAAACAACAAGTGGATTGGAGTAGATTTATACGCAGGCCAACCAATAGATATGTGGCAGAAAGGAGTTATAGATCCAGCATTAGTAAAAATGAATGCTATAAAAGCAGCTACAGAAGCAGCTACATTAGTATTAAGAATTGATGATCTAGTAGCAGCAGGGAAGAAATCTGGAGGAAGCTCTAAAGAAAGTGGAGAAAAGAAATCATCAGAAGAAGACTAA
- a CDS encoding transcription elongation factor, producing the protein MGGKRKKRTKIIKPKPKLPKTFECPRCGRIAISIEIKEGIAKIKCGNCGLYTEIEVPPVYDEANAYGKFIDLYLDGKLDIKESNNENQEEDNNESSELHTST; encoded by the coding sequence ATGGGAGGTAAGAGGAAAAAGAGGACTAAAATTATAAAACCAAAACCAAAATTACCCAAAACATTTGAATGTCCTAGATGCGGAAGAATCGCAATTAGCATAGAAATTAAGGAAGGTATAGCAAAAATAAAATGCGGAAATTGTGGATTATATACAGAAATTGAAGTACCTCCAGTATACGACGAAGCAAATGCGTATGGAAAATTTATAGATTTATATCTAGATGGAAAATTGGACATAAAAGAATCCAATAATGAAAATCAAGAGGAAGACAATAATGAAAGTAGCGAGCTACATACATCAACTTAA
- a CDS encoding ribosome biogenesis/translation initiation ATPase RLI gives MRVAVINYDFCKPDKCNLECIRFCPINRSGSKAIELAEIVKGKPVIYEETCIGCGICVKKCPFEAISIVNLPDKLSGEIIHRYKINGFELFGIPILKQGYMMGILGKNGTGKTTIFKILSGEILPNFGDPSITSTKDLVLSKFKGKEIYDYFYKLYNKQLKIVHKIQYIEYAARLLKGNVSEILKKIDERGKIDEVKSLLFMENMWNKDVQNLSGGELQKLLVGAALLKDADVYFFDEPSSYLDVRERLNVAKGIKELTKNKYVSIIDHDLIVLDYIADMISIIYGESSVYGRVSKAYSARVGINNFLSGYLPAENVQFRQDSIKFMTRDLTDLDFSKSNKIKIEWSEIRKKMSDFSLDVNSGNAREGEIIGIVGPNGIGKTTFVRILVGEITPDYGEVSPQGLSLSYKPQKLVPEYEGTVQQFLENVSKDILSTSSWFFEEVIRKLNLHRILESEVKDLSGGELQKLYVAGALAKEADIYVFDEPSSYLDVEERYTIAKAIKRIVRERKTVAFIVDHDLAIHDYIADRIIVFWGEPGKEGFANSPDSLRKGMNIFLKNMQITFRRDADTGRPRINKIGSYLDRLQKEKGEYYSMESVKD, from the coding sequence GTGAGAGTTGCAGTAATTAATTATGATTTTTGTAAGCCCGATAAATGCAATTTAGAGTGTATAAGATTTTGTCCAATCAATAGATCAGGAAGTAAAGCAATAGAATTAGCAGAAATAGTAAAAGGAAAACCTGTTATATACGAAGAGACGTGTATAGGTTGTGGTATTTGTGTAAAAAAATGTCCATTTGAAGCTATTTCCATTGTGAATTTACCTGATAAATTATCCGGAGAAATTATACATAGATATAAAATTAATGGATTCGAATTATTTGGAATTCCTATATTGAAACAAGGTTATATGATGGGGATTCTAGGAAAGAATGGTACGGGCAAGACAACAATATTTAAAATATTGAGTGGAGAAATATTGCCAAACTTTGGAGACCCAAGTATAACTTCAACAAAAGATCTTGTACTTTCCAAATTTAAAGGTAAAGAGATTTATGATTACTTCTACAAATTATATAATAAGCAATTAAAAATTGTTCATAAAATACAATATATAGAATATGCAGCAAGGTTATTAAAAGGCAATGTTTCTGAAATTCTAAAAAAGATTGATGAACGAGGTAAAATAGATGAAGTAAAATCTTTACTTTTTATGGAAAATATGTGGAATAAAGATGTTCAAAATTTAAGTGGTGGAGAGTTACAAAAACTATTAGTAGGTGCTGCTTTACTTAAAGATGCAGATGTTTATTTTTTTGATGAACCTTCATCCTACTTAGATGTAAGAGAAAGGTTAAATGTTGCAAAAGGGATAAAAGAATTAACAAAAAATAAGTATGTAAGCATTATTGATCACGATTTAATTGTTCTGGATTATATAGCAGATATGATAAGTATTATATATGGAGAAAGTAGTGTATACGGTAGGGTATCAAAAGCATATTCAGCAAGAGTCGGAATAAATAATTTCCTTTCTGGCTATCTTCCTGCGGAAAATGTTCAATTTAGGCAAGATTCTATAAAATTTATGACTAGAGATCTAACTGATTTGGATTTTTCTAAATCCAATAAAATCAAAATAGAATGGTCAGAAATTAGAAAAAAAATGTCAGATTTCTCACTTGATGTCAATTCTGGTAATGCTCGTGAAGGAGAGATAATTGGTATTGTTGGCCCAAATGGAATAGGTAAGACTACTTTTGTAAGGATATTAGTTGGAGAAATTACGCCAGACTATGGTGAAGTCTCTCCTCAAGGTCTATCTTTATCTTATAAACCTCAAAAACTCGTTCCTGAATATGAAGGTACTGTTCAACAATTCTTGGAAAATGTAAGTAAAGATATCTTATCTACTTCTTCCTGGTTTTTTGAGGAAGTAATAAGAAAATTGAATTTACATAGAATTCTAGAATCAGAAGTAAAGGATTTAAGTGGTGGAGAATTACAAAAACTTTATGTTGCAGGTGCATTGGCTAAAGAAGCTGATATTTATGTATTTGATGAGCCTTCATCATACCTAGATGTAGAAGAAAGATATACAATAGCTAAAGCTATAAAAAGAATTGTAAGAGAAAGAAAAACTGTAGCTTTTATTGTAGATCATGATCTAGCAATTCATGATTACATTGCAGATAGAATTATAGTATTTTGGGGAGAGCCAGGTAAAGAAGGATTTGCAAATTCTCCAGATAGCTTAAGAAAAGGTATGAATATATTTCTTAAAAATATGCAAATAACTTTCAGAAGGGATGCAGATACTGGAAGACCAAGAATAAATAAAATCGGAAGTTATCTTGATAGACTTCAAAAAGAAAAAGGAGAATACTACTCAATGGAATCTGTTAAAGACTAA
- a CDS encoding ATP-binding protein: MLIFLRSKLGIFSDIIIKNNIFIIKTNNDTIYGIIAKILGKQELDTQNNSILQRELDNLLDTLARHSSEIDYTIITYVHKRRKTSALVLFKKCDNCEEEILEEYKTIQELATSIAPHIVLQLVKPTKDLIPMPNSFGNIAYARVFDRVYDSPKSEDNNIDFDIELGTLTTPELSSVPVGIRTSDVFRHIGIFGTTGSGKSNTASIIASQLLEKGFNVVILDWHGEYIERSKNFKVLSNDSLVKLNILKFNSIDDTVEILSDVLQLTDPQRFMLYILLMKLKKYPSFNLKSFISVLSQIESTSNWSKEVKMALARKMYPIFTAEGKKIFASSDSNDITTLLQSYHGIIVNLSSIKNIKLRKIYSLFLIKLITDLYMDNKQAMPIILIIEEAHNYFSTDNDFTNKLISEVRKFGVGLCIVTQSPSSISPEVMKNTNIKIIHSIKSDLDKHIISDSMSLSSNLVNIMDKLDPGDAILSAPNIKQPIIIKINKINYI; this comes from the coding sequence TTGTTAATATTTTTAAGATCTAAGTTAGGAATATTTAGCGATATTATTATAAAAAATAATATTTTTATTATAAAAACTAATAATGATACAATTTATGGTATAATTGCCAAGATATTAGGAAAACAAGAATTAGATACTCAAAATAATAGTATATTACAACGCGAATTAGATAATCTCTTAGATACATTAGCTAGGCACTCATCAGAAATAGATTATACTATAATTACTTATGTTCATAAAAGAAGAAAAACTTCAGCATTAGTTCTCTTCAAAAAATGCGATAATTGTGAAGAAGAAATTCTAGAAGAGTACAAAACTATCCAAGAATTAGCTACATCTATAGCTCCTCACATAGTTTTGCAATTAGTTAAACCTACTAAAGATCTAATTCCAATGCCAAATAGTTTTGGAAATATAGCATATGCTAGAGTTTTCGATAGAGTTTATGATTCACCAAAATCAGAAGATAACAATATAGATTTTGATATAGAATTAGGAACTTTAACTACTCCTGAGTTATCTTCAGTGCCAGTAGGAATAAGAACTTCTGATGTTTTTAGACATATAGGGATTTTTGGAACTACTGGAAGTGGAAAATCAAATACTGCATCGATAATTGCATCTCAATTGTTAGAAAAAGGATTTAACGTAGTTATTCTTGATTGGCATGGGGAGTATATAGAAAGATCAAAAAATTTTAAAGTATTAAGTAATGATAGTTTAGTAAAATTAAATATATTAAAATTCAATAGTATAGATGATACTGTAGAGATTCTATCTGATGTATTACAATTAACTGATCCTCAAAGATTTATGCTATATATATTGTTAATGAAATTAAAAAAATATCCTAGCTTCAACTTAAAAAGTTTCATCTCCGTACTATCACAAATTGAGTCTACATCAAATTGGTCAAAAGAGGTAAAAATGGCATTAGCAAGAAAAATGTATCCTATATTTACTGCAGAAGGTAAGAAAATCTTTGCGTCATCTGACTCAAATGATATTACTACATTATTACAAAGTTATCACGGTATAATAGTTAATTTAAGCTCTATAAAGAATATAAAATTACGAAAAATTTATTCTTTATTCTTGATAAAATTAATTACTGATTTATATATGGATAACAAACAAGCTATGCCCATCATTTTAATAATTGAAGAAGCTCATAATTATTTTTCAACTGATAATGATTTCACAAATAAACTTATTAGCGAAGTAAGAAAATTTGGAGTAGGATTATGTATAGTTACTCAATCTCCTTCTTCGATTTCGCCGGAAGTTATGAAAAATACTAACATAAAGATTATTCATAGTATTAAATCTGATTTAGATAAGCATATAATTTCTGACTCAATGTCATTATCATCCAATCTTGTAAATATAATGGACAAATTAGATCCAGGAGATGCGATATTATCTGCACCTAATATAAAACAGCCAATAATAATAAAAATAAATAAAATAAATTATATTTAG